One stretch of Tenacibaculum sp. MAR_2010_89 DNA includes these proteins:
- a CDS encoding M48 family metallopeptidase, which yields MKASYFFILTIFIFSTFSCTSKKNPPEFIKKATGRYYFNADEVIEVHFTDAKLLLNWRNQNLNPLKLNDSTFYVREMNEKLIFNSVKNNIELATKREHKGKKYVFNKMKEGEKTPSEYLTQNNYEMALNGYLNIKKTDSLNPVIKERNLNRLGYRYIRNDDFDKAINVFKINTILYPNSSNTFDSLGDAYVRVKDTVNAIDNYKKALAINPENRSSKRNLKKLTRK from the coding sequence ATGAAGGCTTCATATTTTTTTATTCTTACAATTTTTATTTTTTCAACTTTTAGCTGTACTTCAAAAAAAAATCCCCCAGAATTCATTAAAAAAGCTACTGGACGTTACTATTTTAATGCTGACGAAGTTATTGAAGTTCACTTTACTGACGCTAAGTTACTTTTAAATTGGAGGAATCAAAATTTAAACCCTTTAAAATTAAATGATTCTACTTTTTATGTTAGAGAAATGAATGAAAAATTAATTTTTAACTCTGTAAAAAACAACATTGAATTAGCTACCAAAAGAGAACATAAAGGCAAAAAATATGTTTTTAACAAAATGAAAGAGGGAGAAAAAACGCCAAGTGAGTACTTAACCCAAAATAATTACGAAATGGCTTTAAACGGGTATTTAAACATCAAAAAAACTGACAGTTTAAATCCTGTTATAAAAGAAAGAAATTTAAATAGACTTGGATATAGATACATAAGAAACGATGACTTTGATAAAGCTATTAATGTTTTTAAAATAAATACCATTTTATACCCAAATAGCTCAAATACTTTTGATAGTTTAGGTGATGCATATGTTAGAGTGAAAGATACGGTAAATGCTATTGATAATTATAAAAAGGCTTTAGCTATAAACCCTGAAAATAGGAGTTCAAAAAGAAATCTTAAAAAGTTAACTAGAAAATAA
- a CDS encoding LysE family translocator, with translation MIEILISFVLATTTLAFSPGPDNIFVLTQSIVNGKKYGLATVIGLMTGCIIHTTLVAFGVSEVIKRNENLFFIIKLFGAAYLLYLAFKVYKSDAKIAFSTENVQQKTTLQLFKTGFWMNVLNPKVTIFFLAFFPQFLFSKSMSTVLQFYILGGVFIITSFIIFSGIAILAGSISSYLKQNDKVGVYLKWAQIVVFIGIAALILI, from the coding sequence ATGATTGAAATTCTAATATCTTTTGTGTTAGCAACTACAACACTAGCTTTTTCACCTGGACCGGATAATATTTTTGTTCTTACTCAAAGTATAGTGAACGGAAAAAAATATGGTTTAGCAACTGTAATTGGATTAATGACAGGATGCATTATTCATACAACTTTGGTTGCTTTTGGGGTTTCTGAAGTAATTAAAAGAAATGAAAATCTATTTTTTATAATAAAACTTTTCGGAGCGGCTTATTTATTATATTTAGCTTTTAAAGTATATAAAAGTGATGCTAAAATTGCATTTTCAACTGAAAATGTACAACAAAAAACAACTTTGCAATTATTTAAAACCGGCTTTTGGATGAATGTATTAAATCCTAAAGTAACGATTTTCTTTTTAGCCTTTTTTCCACAATTTTTGTTTTCTAAATCAATGTCAACGGTATTACAGTTTTATATACTAGGTGGAGTGTTTATTATTACTTCTTTTATCATTTTTTCAGGAATAGCAATTTTGGCAGGTTCAATATCTAGTTATTTAAAACAAAATGATAAAGTAGGAGTGTATTTAAAATGGGCACAGATTGTTGTTTTTATAGGTATTGCTGCTCTGATATTAATTTAA
- the mqo gene encoding malate dehydrogenase (quinone), which yields MNSKKEYDLICVGGGIMSANLALLAKLLNPEIKILILEKLNDVAQESSAAWNNAGTGHSALCELNYCPENQDGTISIQKAIKICKEYEISKQFWAYLVEEKLIDVPENFVKPVKHHSWVLGKMNSNYLEKRYKVFKEHYMFDSIEFTRDPEKMKEWFPLIIKNRERNEVMAASRIDRGTEVNYGVLTKKIFKILEEKYDTPVHCNYEVLDIDPDPEIDWTVEVKNTKTGKIKNIDAEHVFIGAGGGSLLLLQKVEIDEKEGYGGFPVSGEWLVCNNKEIIKQHEAKVYSKAGIGDPPMSTPHLDTRYIDGEKQLMFGPFAGFSPKFLKKGSNLDLFKSIQFDNIPSMLGAFWHNLPLTKYLVEQVMMDKEDRMNSLRKFIKKAKSEDWDIVKAGQRVQIIKKDEYEGGKLQFGTEVISSKNGSITCLLGASPGASTATSIMFSVLEKAFPELLNTPKAKKLLKKMVPFYKVEISKKTFKEQLKQTNLTLKL from the coding sequence ATGAATTCAAAAAAAGAATACGATTTAATTTGTGTTGGAGGCGGAATTATGAGTGCTAATTTAGCATTATTAGCAAAATTATTAAACCCTGAAATCAAAATCTTAATTTTAGAAAAATTAAATGATGTAGCTCAAGAAAGTTCTGCTGCATGGAATAACGCAGGAACAGGTCATTCTGCTCTATGTGAGTTGAATTATTGCCCAGAAAATCAAGATGGAACTATATCTATTCAAAAAGCAATCAAAATTTGTAAAGAGTATGAAATATCTAAACAATTTTGGGCTTATTTAGTTGAAGAAAAATTGATAGATGTTCCTGAAAACTTTGTAAAACCAGTTAAGCACCATAGTTGGGTTTTGGGTAAAATGAATAGTAATTATTTAGAAAAACGATATAAAGTGTTTAAAGAACATTATATGTTTGATTCAATTGAGTTTACAAGAGATCCAGAAAAAATGAAGGAATGGTTTCCTTTAATTATTAAAAATAGAGAGAGAAATGAAGTAATGGCAGCTTCAAGGATAGATAGAGGTACCGAGGTGAATTATGGAGTGTTGACAAAAAAAATATTTAAAATATTAGAAGAAAAATATGATACACCAGTACATTGTAATTATGAGGTTTTAGATATTGATCCTGATCCAGAAATTGATTGGACAGTAGAAGTAAAAAATACTAAAACTGGAAAAATAAAAAATATAGATGCAGAACATGTATTTATAGGAGCAGGGGGAGGGAGTTTATTACTGTTACAAAAAGTAGAAATTGATGAAAAAGAAGGGTATGGAGGTTTTCCTGTAAGTGGTGAATGGCTAGTTTGTAATAATAAAGAAATAATAAAGCAGCACGAAGCTAAAGTGTATAGTAAAGCCGGTATTGGTGATCCTCCTATGTCAACCCCACATTTAGATACTCGTTACATAGATGGGGAAAAACAATTGATGTTTGGTCCTTTTGCAGGGTTTAGCCCTAAGTTTTTAAAGAAAGGTTCTAATTTAGATTTATTTAAATCCATCCAGTTTGATAATATACCTTCAATGTTGGGAGCTTTTTGGCATAATTTACCTTTAACTAAATATTTGGTAGAACAAGTAATGATGGATAAAGAGGATAGAATGAATTCATTAAGAAAGTTTATAAAAAAAGCAAAAAGCGAAGATTGGGATATTGTAAAAGCAGGTCAACGTGTTCAAATTATAAAAAAAGACGAATATGAAGGTGGAAAATTACAGTTTGGAACAGAAGTAATAAGTAGTAAAAATGGAAGTATAACATGTTTGTTAGGAGCATCACCAGGAGCATCTACAGCAACTTCAATTATGTTTTCTGTGTTGGAAAAAGCATTTCCTGAGTTATTAAATACTCCTAAAGCAAAAAAACTATTAAAAAAAATGGTACCTTTTTATAAAGTAGAAATTTCAAAAAAAACATTCAAGGAACAGTTGAAACAAACCAATTTAACGTTAAAATTATAA
- a CDS encoding quinone-dependent dihydroorotate dehydrogenase yields the protein MYKLIIRPVFFLFDPEKIHHFTFSLVRFLSKIPLVSSVFRGLYQVNDKKLERNLFGLTFKNPVGLAAGFDKNAVLYNELADFGFGFVEIGTVTPKGQVGNPKKRLFRLKDDQGIINRMGFNNDGLESAIKQLKKNKGKIIIGGNIGKNTDTAPENYTEDYITCFKELHPYVNYFVLNVSCPNVGSHAKLNDKEYLLELISEVQKLNNKEKIQRPILLKIAPDLNNNQLDEIVDLVNETKIDGVIASNTSIDREGLKASKERLEEIGNGGVSGQPVKNKSTKTIKYLSDKSNKSFPIIGVGGIHSEKDALEKIEAGADLVQIYTGFIYEGPSLVKRINKAILKKS from the coding sequence ATGTATAAATTAATTATTCGTCCAGTTTTTTTTCTTTTTGATCCAGAAAAGATACACCACTTTACTTTTTCATTAGTAAGGTTTTTATCAAAAATACCATTAGTCTCTTCAGTTTTTAGAGGTTTATATCAAGTAAATGATAAAAAATTAGAAAGAAATTTATTTGGGTTAACATTTAAAAACCCAGTAGGTTTAGCAGCAGGATTTGATAAAAATGCAGTATTATACAATGAATTAGCTGATTTTGGATTTGGTTTTGTTGAAATTGGTACTGTTACACCAAAAGGACAAGTAGGGAATCCTAAAAAAAGATTATTTCGTTTAAAAGACGATCAAGGAATTATTAATCGAATGGGATTTAATAATGATGGTTTAGAGTCAGCAATTAAGCAATTAAAAAAGAATAAAGGTAAAATAATAATTGGAGGAAATATTGGTAAAAATACTGATACAGCTCCTGAGAATTATACAGAAGATTATATAACTTGTTTTAAAGAGTTGCATCCTTATGTTAACTATTTTGTGTTGAATGTTAGTTGCCCTAATGTAGGAAGTCATGCAAAGTTAAACGACAAAGAGTATTTGTTAGAGTTGATTTCTGAAGTTCAAAAATTAAATAATAAAGAAAAAATACAAAGGCCTATTCTATTAAAAATAGCACCAGATTTAAATAATAATCAGCTAGATGAAATTGTAGATTTGGTTAATGAAACTAAAATAGATGGAGTAATAGCATCAAATACATCTATAGATAGAGAAGGGTTAAAAGCGTCAAAAGAAAGATTGGAAGAAATTGGTAATGGAGGAGTTAGTGGACAACCAGTTAAAAATAAAAGTACAAAAACAATTAAGTATTTGTCTGATAAATCAAATAAATCATTTCCAATTATTGGGGTAGGTGGTATTCATTCTGAAAAAGATGCTTTAGAAAAAATTGAAGCAGGAGCAGATTTAGTACAAATATATACCGGGTTTATTTATGAAGGCCCTAGTTTAGTTAAGCGAATAAATAAAGCTATTCTAAAAAAATCTTAA
- the pheT gene encoding phenylalanine--tRNA ligase subunit beta — translation MKISYNWLRQFLQVEKEAESTGELLTDLGLEVEGIEIVESIKGSLKGVVVGKVLTCEKHPNADKLNVTTVDLGGDAPLQIVCGAPNVAVGQKVPVATIGTMLYNDNGEGFKIKKGKIRGEESHGMICAEDELGLGKGHDGIMVLAENLEVGTPCAEVFEIETDYVFEIGLTPNRADAMSHYGVARDLRAGLIQQGTSLELISPSVSDFHVDERTLKIDIEVENKELVPRYCGITITDVEVKESPEWIKNKLNAIGLTPKNNIVDITNYVLHELGQPLHAFDTSKIKGNKVVVKNLEEGTKFVTLDEVERELSSEDIMICDIDNNPLCIGGVFGGIKSGVTEHTTSIFLESAYFNPVSIRKTAKRHALNTDASFRFERGIDINMTEYALKRAALLIEKYAGGKLSSDVLDFYPEKLEDFQVFLSFENTYRLIGQEIPKESIKNILASLDIKINSSTEAGLGLTIPSYRVDVQREADIIEEILRVYGYNNIEFSHKLNTSISFDSDKETKIENITANQLTALGFNETMANSLTKEDYVSLSENLNSDNNVEMLNPLSNDLKVMRQSLLFSGLESVAYNINRKQNALKFYEFGKTYHKYESGYQEDKHLTLFVTGNRTKDSWKTTTQLSDFYYLKGIVTSLLGRLGISSLKTTPVKTDVFSEGIVLSVGKIKLVELGVVKRAILKEFSIKQEVLFADFNWQNVLKLVGNKKLKVSDLPKFPSVKRDLALLLDNKIEFKEIYNLAFQSERKLLKEVDLFDVYEGDKLPEGKKSYAVSFLLQDESKTLADKQIDKIMQKLQQTFEKNLDAVLR, via the coding sequence ATGAAGATATCATATAATTGGTTACGACAATTTTTACAAGTAGAAAAAGAAGCTGAAAGTACGGGAGAACTATTAACAGATTTAGGCCTTGAAGTTGAAGGAATAGAGATAGTTGAAAGTATTAAAGGAAGCTTAAAAGGTGTTGTTGTAGGTAAGGTTTTAACTTGTGAAAAGCATCCGAATGCCGATAAGTTAAATGTAACAACTGTTGATTTAGGAGGTGATGCACCTCTTCAAATTGTATGTGGTGCTCCAAATGTGGCAGTAGGACAAAAAGTTCCTGTAGCTACTATTGGAACTATGTTGTATAATGATAATGGAGAAGGGTTTAAGATTAAAAAAGGAAAAATAAGAGGAGAAGAGAGTCATGGAATGATATGTGCCGAAGACGAATTAGGTTTAGGTAAAGGACATGATGGTATAATGGTTTTAGCAGAAAACTTAGAAGTAGGTACTCCTTGTGCTGAAGTTTTTGAAATTGAAACTGATTATGTTTTTGAAATAGGTTTAACACCAAACCGAGCAGATGCCATGAGTCATTATGGAGTAGCAAGAGACTTGCGTGCTGGTTTAATTCAACAAGGAACAAGTTTAGAGTTAATATCGCCTTCTGTTTCAGATTTTCATGTAGATGAGCGTACTTTAAAAATAGATATTGAAGTTGAAAATAAAGAGTTAGTTCCTCGTTATTGTGGTATTACAATTACTGATGTAGAAGTAAAAGAATCGCCTGAGTGGATTAAAAACAAGTTAAACGCAATTGGATTAACACCTAAAAATAATATAGTAGATATTACAAATTATGTTTTACATGAATTAGGACAACCATTACACGCTTTTGATACTTCAAAAATTAAAGGGAATAAAGTTGTTGTTAAAAATTTAGAAGAAGGAACTAAGTTTGTAACTTTAGACGAAGTTGAAAGAGAGTTGTCTTCTGAAGATATTATGATTTGTGATATTGATAATAATCCTTTATGTATTGGAGGAGTATTTGGAGGTATTAAATCTGGTGTTACTGAGCATACTACTAGTATTTTCTTAGAAAGCGCATATTTTAACCCTGTTTCTATTCGTAAAACAGCTAAAAGACATGCTTTAAACACAGATGCTTCTTTTCGTTTCGAAAGAGGAATTGATATTAATATGACTGAATATGCTTTAAAAAGAGCGGCGTTATTAATAGAGAAATATGCAGGAGGAAAATTATCTTCTGATGTTTTAGATTTTTACCCTGAAAAACTTGAAGATTTTCAAGTGTTTTTATCTTTTGAAAATACTTATAGGTTAATAGGACAAGAAATCCCTAAAGAATCAATAAAAAATATTTTAGCATCTTTAGATATTAAAATAAATAGTTCAACAGAGGCTGGTTTAGGATTAACTATTCCGTCTTACAGAGTTGATGTACAACGTGAAGCTGATATTATTGAAGAAATTTTAAGAGTTTATGGATATAATAATATTGAATTTTCACACAAGTTAAATACTTCAATTTCATTTGATAGCGATAAAGAAACTAAAATTGAAAATATTACAGCTAATCAATTAACCGCATTAGGGTTTAATGAAACTATGGCTAATTCTTTAACAAAGGAAGATTATGTTTCTTTATCTGAGAATTTAAACTCTGATAATAATGTAGAGATGTTAAACCCTTTGAGTAATGATTTGAAAGTAATGCGTCAGTCATTATTGTTTAGTGGTTTAGAAAGTGTAGCTTATAATATAAACCGAAAGCAAAACGCTTTAAAATTTTATGAGTTTGGAAAAACATATCATAAATATGAAAGTGGTTACCAAGAAGATAAGCATTTAACTTTATTTGTTACAGGAAATAGAACTAAAGATAGTTGGAAAACAACCACACAGTTGTCAGATTTCTATTATTTAAAAGGAATTGTAACTTCTTTATTAGGTAGGTTAGGTATAAGTTCTTTAAAAACTACACCTGTAAAAACAGATGTTTTTTCAGAAGGTATTGTATTAAGTGTAGGGAAAATAAAATTAGTAGAACTTGGAGTCGTAAAAAGAGCTATTTTAAAAGAGTTTTCTATTAAACAAGAGGTGTTGTTTGCTGATTTTAATTGGCAGAATGTATTAAAGTTAGTTGGTAATAAAAAGCTTAAAGTTTCTGATTTACCTAAATTTCCATCTGTAAAGCGTGATTTAGCATTATTATTAGATAATAAAATTGAGTTTAAAGAAATTTATAACTTAGCATTTCAATCAGAAAGGAAACTATTAAAAGAAGTAGATTTGTTTGATGTATATGAAGGTGATAAATTACCTGAAGGTAAAAAATCATATGCAGTTAGTTTTTTATTACAAGATGAGAGTAAAACATTAGCAGATAAACAAATTGATAAAATAATGCAGAAGTTACAGCAAACATTCGAGAAGAATTTAGATGCTGTATTAAGATAA
- a CDS encoding endonuclease — translation MKKLLPFYTLLLMSFAVFSQIPSYYNDVNLNQTGTSLKDALATKIISTHATNLTYTPGVWDALKQTDLDLTNNSKVVLIYGYSDSDGNYVTDRTRSKDDNGGSAGSQWNREHVYPKSLGNPNLGTSGAGADVHHLRPADISFNSQRSSKKFAQGSGNAGDSSGGWYPGDEWKGDVARMMMYMYLRYGSQCLPKNVAIGTAAASDANMISLLLQWNAEDPVSNFEKQRNPIIQNLQGNRNPFIDNPAFATKIWGGPQAEDLFGNGNSNDTQAPTAPTNLTTSNITETTVNLSWNAATDNTGVAGYDVYRNSNKLTTVTSTNYQVTGLNASTSYNFYIKAKDAANNISIASNTVNITTTSAPTSGTATDLLISEYIEGSSYNKAIELANFTGNTINLSNYTLKKASNGGGWTSTLTLSGQLTNGKTYVIAHSSASATVKNKAQKTDTSVLSFNGNDAVGLFKNNVLIDVIGNPTSSSTFAKDKTLQRKSSIKSPNSNYTTSEWNSLSKDTFNGLGLHSIDGGTPADTQAPTTPSNLTGSTITKTSVNLSWNASTDNTAVTGYDVYKGSTKITTVTTTNFNVTGLSAATSYNFYVRAKDAANNVSSSSNTITITTLANTVTYCSSKGNNASYEYIDNVAIGGISNVTGNNNGSADFTAQTGNLTYGNNTIIVSAGFSSSSYTEFWKVWIDFNQNGTFETNEEVVSGSSSSSANLTSTFSVPSSAIAGKTRMRVSMKWNAAQSSCETFSYGEVEDYSVNIGSSSARNDKNLTTKNYAKLGNEAPLFNADIYPNPASNSISIKINDFRKANYRISNTLGQIIKKGRVSNSINVSDLNKGIYILDINDGNKSIIKKFIKK, via the coding sequence ATGAAAAAATTATTACCCTTCTACACACTGCTCTTAATGTCATTTGCAGTTTTCTCTCAAATTCCTTCTTATTATAATGATGTGAATTTGAACCAAACCGGAACATCTTTAAAAGATGCTTTGGCTACAAAAATTATTAGCACACACGCTACAAACTTAACTTACACTCCAGGTGTTTGGGATGCTTTAAAACAAACAGACCTTGATTTAACCAATAACTCTAAAGTTGTCTTAATTTATGGTTATAGTGATTCTGATGGTAATTATGTTACTGACAGAACTAGAAGTAAAGATGATAATGGTGGTAGTGCAGGATCTCAATGGAACAGAGAACATGTATATCCAAAATCATTAGGAAATCCAAACTTAGGTACTTCGGGGGCTGGTGCTGATGTTCATCATTTAAGACCAGCAGATATTTCTTTTAACTCACAAAGAAGTAGTAAGAAATTTGCTCAAGGTTCAGGTAACGCAGGAGATTCTTCTGGAGGATGGTATCCTGGAGATGAATGGAAAGGTGATGTTGCTCGTATGATGATGTATATGTATTTAAGATACGGTAGTCAATGTTTACCAAAAAATGTTGCTATAGGTACTGCTGCTGCTTCAGACGCAAACATGATTAGCTTATTATTACAATGGAATGCAGAAGATCCTGTTTCTAATTTTGAGAAGCAACGAAACCCAATTATTCAAAATTTACAAGGAAACAGGAATCCTTTTATTGATAACCCAGCCTTTGCAACTAAAATTTGGGGAGGTCCACAAGCAGAAGATTTATTTGGAAATGGAAACTCAAATGATACTCAAGCTCCTACAGCTCCTACAAATTTAACTACTTCAAATATTACTGAAACAACTGTAAACCTATCATGGAATGCAGCAACTGATAATACTGGAGTTGCTGGCTATGATGTTTATAGAAACTCAAATAAATTAACTACAGTTACTTCAACAAATTATCAGGTAACTGGATTAAACGCTTCTACTAGTTATAACTTTTATATTAAAGCTAAAGATGCTGCTAACAATATATCAATAGCTAGTAATACTGTAAATATTACAACCACATCTGCTCCTACTTCTGGAACTGCAACTGATTTATTAATTTCTGAATATATTGAAGGTTCTTCTTATAATAAAGCAATTGAGCTTGCGAATTTTACAGGAAACACTATCAATTTAAGTAATTACACTCTTAAAAAAGCGTCTAATGGTGGTGGATGGACTAGTACTCTTACATTAAGTGGACAATTAACAAATGGTAAGACATATGTAATTGCCCATTCAAGCGCTTCTGCAACTGTAAAAAATAAAGCTCAAAAAACTGATACTAGTGTATTATCATTTAATGGTAACGACGCTGTTGGCTTGTTTAAAAATAATGTTTTAATTGATGTAATAGGTAATCCAACTAGTTCTTCAACATTTGCTAAGGATAAAACTTTACAAAGAAAATCATCTATCAAATCACCTAATTCAAACTATACAACTTCAGAATGGAACAGCCTTTCTAAAGACACATTCAATGGTTTGGGTTTGCATTCTATTGATGGAGGTACCCCTGCTGATACGCAAGCACCTACTACTCCATCAAACTTAACTGGTTCTACTATTACAAAAACATCTGTAAATTTATCTTGGAATGCTTCAACTGATAATACTGCTGTTACAGGATATGATGTATATAAAGGATCAACAAAAATAACTACAGTTACAACTACAAACTTCAATGTTACTGGCTTATCAGCTGCTACAAGTTATAACTTCTATGTAAGAGCTAAAGATGCCGCTAACAATGTTTCTTCTTCAAGCAACACCATTACAATTACAACTTTAGCAAATACTGTTACTTATTGTTCTTCAAAAGGAAATAATGCTAGTTATGAATATATTGACAACGTAGCCATTGGAGGTATTTCAAATGTTACAGGAAATAATAATGGGTCTGCAGATTTTACAGCTCAAACTGGTAATCTTACCTATGGAAATAATACAATTATTGTAAGCGCTGGTTTTTCTAGTTCTTCATATACTGAATTCTGGAAAGTTTGGATTGATTTTAATCAAAATGGAACTTTTGAAACTAACGAAGAAGTTGTTAGTGGCTCATCTTCTAGTTCTGCAAACTTAACAAGTACTTTTTCTGTTCCTTCTTCAGCTATTGCTGGTAAAACTAGAATGAGAGTTTCTATGAAGTGGAATGCAGCACAATCTTCTTGTGAAACTTTCTCTTATGGAGAAGTAGAAGACTACTCTGTTAACATTGGAAGTTCTTCAGCTAGAAATGATAAAAACTTAACTACTAAAAATTACGCTAAATTAGGTAATGAAGCTCCTTTATTTAATGCTGACATTTACCCTAACCCTGCTTCTAATTCTATTTCTATTAAAATAAATGATTTTAGAAAAGCTAACTACAGAATATCAAATACTCTGGGTCAAATAATTAAAAAAGGACGTGTTTCTAATTCTATTAATGTTTCAGACCTTAACAAGGGAATTTATATCCTTGATATAAATGATGGAAATAAATCTATCATTAAAAAATTCATAAAAAAATAA
- a CDS encoding DMT family transporter, translating into MKLSGVFLGVLGIVMFSSKAVMVKMAYQYNVSSIHLLLFRMLFSLPFYIIILLLDNRKREVKVILKNKDYLWLFFFGFIGYYLASYFDFLGLQYIEASLERIILFVYPTLVLLINRLFFKEKVTKHQVWAILLTYIGVVLAFGSGSQVFDYTLLLGGVLVFLSALTYASYLVGSGWLIPRFGVKTFTSYAMIVSTICVVIHYLLVDRTSIFIYPKEVYYLGFLMAIIATLIPSFLVSYAIQKIGASNFSILGSIGPFSTIVLAIIFLNESMSFWQFIGAIIVVVGVRIVVKKNKGNS; encoded by the coding sequence ATGAAATTATCAGGAGTGTTTTTAGGTGTTTTGGGAATTGTAATGTTTTCTTCAAAAGCAGTTATGGTTAAAATGGCGTATCAATATAATGTAAGTTCAATTCACTTGTTATTATTTAGAATGTTGTTTTCATTACCTTTTTATATAATCATTTTATTACTAGATAATAGAAAGAGGGAAGTTAAAGTAATTCTAAAAAATAAAGATTATTTATGGTTGTTTTTTTTCGGTTTTATAGGCTATTATTTAGCTAGTTATTTTGATTTTTTAGGGTTACAATATATTGAAGCTAGTTTAGAGAGAATTATCTTATTTGTATATCCAACCTTAGTATTGCTAATTAATAGGTTGTTTTTTAAAGAAAAAGTTACAAAGCATCAAGTTTGGGCAATTCTATTAACATATATCGGAGTTGTTTTAGCCTTTGGTAGTGGAAGTCAAGTTTTTGATTACACCTTACTATTAGGAGGAGTATTGGTGTTTTTAAGTGCTTTAACTTATGCTTCTTATTTGGTAGGAAGTGGTTGGTTAATTCCTAGGTTTGGAGTAAAAACATTTACTTCTTATGCAATGATAGTTTCTACAATTTGTGTAGTTATACATTATTTACTAGTAGATAGAACATCTATTTTTATATACCCTAAAGAAGTTTATTATTTAGGATTTCTAATGGCTATTATTGCAACTTTGATTCCTTCTTTTTTAGTGTCATATGCTATTCAAAAAATAGGAGCTTCTAATTTTTCCATTTTAGGAAGTATTGGACCTTTTTCTACTATAGTATTAGCTATAATATTTTTAAATGAATCAATGAGTTTTTGGCAATTTATAGGAGCAATTATTGTTGTTGTAGGAGTTAGGATAGTAGTTAAAAAAAATAAGGGCAATAGTTAA